Sequence from the Fulvivirga ligni genome:
ATCCTTTCTCACTGCTAATTTTGTGTTGAATTAAAATAAAATAGCTATGAGAAAATTAACGTACGGTGTATTGTGTATGATTTTAGTGATGTTAAGCTGTGAAGAAAGCCATGAAAGCTATGAACCCTTACCCTCTTTTAACCAAAGTTCGAGTAGTATTGAAAACACTGATGATGAGCCTATTAGTGATGCAAATAACTCAGACAAAAAAACGTTTTTATTTGTACATGGTGCCTGGCACCCTGAAGGCTCCTGGACAAAAATGGTATTAGGATTAGAAAAACTGGGCCATGAATGTCATACTGTTCAACTACCAGCTTTAGGAACAGATAAAACACCTATAAACCAAGTGACCCTAGCAGGCCATGTGGCCGCTGTCACGAATAAAATGCAGGAAATTGGAACCGGCATTACTTTAGTGGGTCACTCCTATGGTGGCGTGGTAATATCTCAGGCCGCTGAAAATCTGTCGAGTTATGTGGACCGCGTAGTTTATGTGTCAGCTTTTATGCTTATGGATGGAGAGGCTTTGCTTGACTTCGCCATTGCTGATGTTAATTCAGTGGTCACGCAAAATATAGTAGTTTCTGGTGATAGCGTATTTATACCAGAAGATGCCTATGAGAATGCTTTTTATAATTATGGACAAAATTCAAACAATGTTAATATTGATGAGGATATATATTTTACAAAATCACTGTTAGTCCCACATCCATTTATAACATTTGCCACACCGGTTTCACTAACCTCAGCCTACTATAACCTGGATAAGGTTTATATATCTTGTACAGAAGATAGAGCCATTACATTACAAGCACAAGTGAGTATGTATAGCCGCTTTTCTGATGTAGACTTGTACACTATTCAAGGTTCAGATCATTCTCCCTTTATATCCAGACCCAAGCAAATGATCAATATTTTGAAGGGTTTATAAAAAACGAGGGCCGATCAACCCAACATTGACCGGCCCCGTTTCATCAATTATAAAAAAACTGTTTTTTATCAATTTTATGGACAGTACTCACCTGGACCTGGTCTTCTTGCAGTCTGTCTCACAGTAATAGACTGAGAACCAGCACTACCTCCATTAATTGTCACCGTTCCTGTTCTTGGTGGCTCACAAAGCATATTATATGGACTTACAGTAACAACAAATGTTCCATTATTAGCACCTCCTGAAGCAGAAAGTGAAATCCATGATTGATTGTCAGAAACACTCCAAGATACATTTGAACTTACATTAATAGTTCTACTACCTGAAGAGCTACCGAAAGTAACTAAAGTAGGTGTAACTGTTAGAGTAGGGTCTGTAGGAGGAGGCGTAGTTCCACCCGGATATAATGTAGTCAATGCGGTAGCATCATAAGAGCTAAACTCACCTGTTACACTGCTGTTAAAACAAGCTAACATTATAGAATTAAGGTCTACACTTGGTTGAGCAGGAGTGCCAGGGATATGAATAGCACCATAAGTACCAGGACCTTCATTACCTCCTGCGCCACAAGATATTGATCTATTGAAGTAATCTGTATGTCTTAGCCCCACGCAATGTCCCATTTCATGGGTAATAACATGCTCTACCACATCTAAGCCATAGCTTGTGGTTCCACTTTGGATCTGAGCCCATTTGTATGGATTTCCAGCAGAAGGGAAACCAGCCTGTCCACCACCAGCACCAGATACTCTATATACAACAATATCAGCTGCTGCCGAATTAGTACCAAAGGATAGAGTAAAAGTTAAACCCAAATTAAGATTATTATAGTTCTCAACGGCCATTTGCAAAGCTGAACGCATTGTGGCATCAAGATAAGATGCGTTACTTCCAGTAGCATAATACCCTAATACTGTAATAGTTCTTGGGTTTCCTGTAACTAAGTTGGTTGTTCTGTACTGCTCCGTTTTAGGCTGTGACTGATCATTACCCTTTTGCATTTCTGCAAGTTCTTCTGGAGAAACCATGATATCATTTTCCAGAACATAAACTGGTTTAGATTCTTTGGTGATAGGATTGTAGAACATTTCTGATCTCATGTCACTAGGATCGAAACCAAGATTCAAAAACTGATTCATCACATTTTCACCAATTTGCAATGGCTCATCTGGTGGTGCTACTTCGGTTTCATCATTACATGAAACAGCCACCATTAAAATCATTAGGATAAAGAATACCCCTGAAAACAAAGTTGTCTTCTTGTTCATCATGTTTAAAAGTTTAGGTTTTTTAGTTGACAGCGAATATAAATATCTTTTGTTTTTTTACTAAAAACTAAACATTAACAAATCTTAACGATGTAATATTCAATTATAACAATAATTTATATAACTATCTATTTTATTGAAACTTAGATTATAGAACAGGGGATAAAGAAAAATTTTGAGGATGTAAGGAATAGCTTCATTCTATATTGCCACCTTGAAATCAGGCACAACAATTGACAGCTCGCATACCCCTATTTCATACACAACATATACAAAGTAGAGGCAAATAACAGCTCTTTATAAATTTGAAATCCATGTTTTTGGTACCAGGGTAGATTTTTTAAAGTAGAGGTTTCTAAATATAAATCCCTCATATTTTGCCTGGCATAATCTATAACCTCAGCTAACAGCTCCGAGCCATATCCTTAATGTTGCGAGGAAGTATCTACACCAATGAACCACAGATAAAAGAAGCTATTTAACTCCTTAGGATGAAAGGAATTTATTTTAGATTCTCGCTGCAATACTTTAAATACTCGACTGAGTCCGATTACTCTGATGGCTAATTGCAAGTCCCAAATCAGGTTTGATTTCTTCTGTTCTGGGTGCAGCATAAGTGCGCAAGCAGTTTTGCTTTCATTCATAAACACCTTACCATAAGCCATGCACATGTTTATAGAATAATCCATTAAAGCCTCTAGTCTTTTATCCTTATCTCCCCTTGGGTTAATGACATAGTTAACACTACCATTGTCCTTAAAAGAGTTTCTGAGGATATTTATTAATTGGGATTTATCTTGTTCAGTTGCTTCAATCATGATACGGTATGGTCTATTACTCCCGGTAAAACAATGATATTACTACTTCAGAAAAAACGACATGTAAGGAATAAACCTTTTCTAAATTTTGTTAAGAAAATAAAAGAGCTGTAGTAAATCATTTTCTTAAGTGACATTATCTCTCAATTTTCTGCCAATTCATAAATTTCTACTTATATTCAGAATTAAACCCAATCATCAAATGTCGATTGTTTTACTTCACTCCTTTATTTATTTTTGCCATGAAAGAAATTGTAAGTAACTCTTAGAGTTTAAGTTGTACAGGCATGTGTAGTGTTTCTTCTGTATTTAAATCTATGCGTTTATTCAAAAGATTAATCCTCCCCTATTTAATAATTTTTAGCGCATTCTCTTCTTATGCATCCACGCCAGGAGGTCTAAAATTTCATGGCAGTGAGCAGCCTATTAATCAGCGTACATCATATGATGTATTTGGCAAAGAAGATGTAGAATTCTCTGATAGTTTCGATATAGCATTTCAAACCTTCTTATTCTCAACATCCGAGTTTGGATATATTCTACGTATTAAGAATAGCGAGAGCAATACCATCTACAATCTTTTTTATGACGGACAGGGGGACAATCTGAAATTTAAATTTAATGAGGAAGGTAATGACCATCTGATTGCGGTAGAACTTGAAAGAAGTGAGCTGCCAAGTACTCAATGGTTCATGATGAAAATTTCCTTCGACCTTAAGAAAAATACGATCACACTGAGCATCAATGACAAAGATTATACTGCCAGCGATCTTGATCTGCCTGACACTTATCATCCCATAATTCTATTCGGCAAAAGTGATTACATCATTGATGTGCCTTCTTTTGCCATGAAAACTTTATCTGTGAGCAATGCCGATGAGGCATATCAATTTCCTTTAAAAGAGAATGAAGGCTCTGATGTGCACGATATTGATGGAGATGTAGTTGGGTATGTTTCTAATCCGGAATGGTTAATGAATGATGCCTACCACTGGCGAAACAAGACTTCCTTCCGGTCTCAGTCTGTAGCGGGTGCTAATTATAATCCTCGCACTCAGGAAGTTTACTATTTTAATAGAGATTCACTGCATGTTTACAACGTGTGGACTGGCATTAGTAGAACTGAGGTCTTCAAAAATTCTTGCCCTATAAATCTTTTACTCGGTACAAACTTCATAGATCCTGATGCCAATAAGTTGTATGCTTATGAGGTATATTATGAAAATCAGGATTCTTTACCAACCATGGCCAGTCTAGATCTGAGTACTTATGAATGGAGTGAAGGAATACACCAGCAACTGCCTACTCAGCTTCATCATCATGGGCAATTTTTTGACACTAAAAAGGACGAATTCATAATTTTTGGTGGCTTTGGCAACATGCATTACAGCAAAGACTTCTTCACTTATCAGCTCAATGACAGTATATGGAGAAAGTCTGAAAGCTTTAGTGGTGATCGGATTTCTCCGCGTTATTTCTCTTCAGTTGGGTATTTAGAAAGCAATAATTCATTATACGTTTTCGGCGGTATGGGCAATGAGTCTGGAGAACAGACAGTGGGAAGGAAGTACTATTACGACTTACACAAAGTTGACCTTGATAAAAAGCAGGTGACTAAGCTTTGGGAAATTCCATGGACCGAGGATAATGTTATTCCTGTAAGAGGCATGGTAATTCCCAATGACTCATCATTTTACACTTTGTGCTATCCAGAGCATTTTACGGAGTCATTTTTAAAGCTTTATAAGTTCTCTCTTAAAGATGGTAGTTATGAAATTTTAGGTGATTCAATTCCTATTTATTCTGATAAGATCACCACCAATGCCAACCTTTATTATGACAATAATCTAAAAAACTTTTATGCTCTGGTGCAGGAGTTTGATAACAATGATATCTCCTCAGAGCTAGAGGTATATTCATTAGCATCGCCTCCCATCACTATGGAGCAACTCAAAAACTACTCTAAACAGCCTAAGAGCTATACCTCATGGCTGATTTTCATATCATTTGTATTGATGATCGCCATAGCATATTTGATTCTCAGATGGTTAGCATCGAATTCTTCAAAAAATGAGGCAGCTCAGGCAGCATTGACTAATCAGCCTGAAATCCCACTTCAACCGAATTCTATTTATTTATTCGGAGGCTTTACTGCAAGAAATAAGAATAACAAAGACATAACCTACCTTTTCAGTGCTCAGCTGAAGCAGATATTCTGTCTTATTTTACAATATAGCACTACTGAAAATGGCATCACCTCACAAAGGCTGAGCAATATACTTTGGCCAGATAAACCTGCGGACAAGGTGAAGAACTCTCGTGGTGTAACGATTAAAAATCTTAGAAAAACCCTCACCGAACTCAATGGCATAGAGCTGATCTATGACAAAGGGTACTTCAAAATTGTGTACACAGACGAGTTTTATTGTGATTACACCAGATGCCTTGAGTTAATAGCCGACGGAGAGGTAGAAACGCACCGAGAAGAGTTTATTGGCATAGTAACGAGAGGCAAATTTTTACAGCTGTCTAATGATCCTATTTTTGATTCTCTGAAACATAAGACTGAAAAGAAATTAGAGCCTGTATTACTACTTGAAATAGAGAAAGCCTTTGAAACTGAAGATTACTCGCAGACTATAGCGCTAACTAACGCCCTGTTTAATATCGATCCGCTGAACGAGGATGCTTTAAATTATCATGTGAAAGCACTTCAAAGGCTTAAAATGAATGATGAGGCAAAGATAAGATACCAGGCTTTTGTGATCGAGTATAAAAAAATAATGGGCACGGACTACCCGCACCCATATAAGGTTTAAAAAAGGTAGCCCCGATTACTCCGGGCTACCCAAACACAAAACCTACCTTATGAAACTTACTTTTCTAACATTTTAATGTAATAACCTCCCACCACTGAACGTGCCTGGAAGCCTACCTGCTTAGCATCTGGCGTTTCGTACCAGTCACTCATAGGAACTCTGTCTGGTGTATCAGTAACGTATGCATAGACAGGATCAATGAATTTCTCGAAAGTGGCCTTGTCTTCCGCCAAAGTAGCTGTCCACACGATCCAATCAGACTTGGTATATGTTCTTCTGTTATCTAATGGAAGACCATACTTATTTTGCTTGGTCAGATAGTAGGCAATTTCTTTCTTAGCCACATCTTCAGGGAAGATTCCTAAATCCAGAAGCTTATCCCATACCAGGTTATATTTTTGACTCCAGGTTTCTCCTTTATCAAAGGTTAAACGGAAGTGATCTCCATCATCAGCCATTCTTATCCATTCCTGAGCCATTCTCTTGGCCTCTGCAGTATACTTTTCTGCTACATCATCTTTACCTAACATTTTAGCCAACTTTCCATAACCTGCTATACCCATGATAGCTTTTACAGAAAGGTTAACATTATGAGCAAAATGTCCAGCAAAATCATCTGTACAAAGCTGATTTTCAGGATCTAACCCTTCTTTCAATAAGTAATTAGCCCAGGTAGTGAGCGTTTCCCAGTGCTGCTCCGCATAATCAGCATTACCTTCTGTGGAAGCTATGGCTGTAGTAAGGATAAGCATGTTTCCAGATTCTTCTACAGGCATATCGCCACCGTAAGTCTGGCCATTTGCCTGAGGATAAGTACCTACATCATGCGCTGCGAAAGGCTTAGTCCATTTTCCACTTTCAGAATAATAGAAAATAGGATTAAGCATTCCTTTTAGGAGCTCTGGATTATATTTTAAGAATAAGGGAGCTGAAGGATAAGTTACATCCACTGTACCGATTGATCCATTACTAAAGTTCTCTTTAGATAGGAATAATGTAGTTCCTTTGGTATCCTTTACTAATTTATGAGCGGCAATTGATTGTCTATACGCTAATTGGCATAATCTGGCATAATGTTCACCACCGGCATTCACTGCCTCTTCATATACTTCCTTATCAAAAGCATCACAACGAGACATTACATCATCATGATCAGCGGCGGCTGAGGTAAGTGCTTTATCAAAACTTACTTCACCGTTTTTAGTCCACCATGCTTTCAGGTTATCCCCGAAGTATTGGATGGATTCAATGTCATTGTAACCGATCATGATATATCCTGAAGCGGCTTTATCAGACACATCAGCCATACTCTGAACGAAAGTCATTACAGGCATTTTTTTAGTAAGTACAGCGTTCATTGAAGCACTTTCAGACTTTGTCTCGCCATTTTCTAAAAAGGCCGATTTAGTGCCAGTGAAATCACCAATGCTAATCACCTTATCATCAGCAGCTTCTGAGGCTAAATAGAAATGTCCCCAGTCTATACCTACATTATCTCCTTTTGTTTTTAATATGGCCTGCTGTGTAGTACCTGCCTTAGCAAAGTTTACACTACCCGTTTTGCCGGTGCTCACTTCTACTTCCTGGTTAAGCTCATTCACAGCCCATTCTGGTGTAGCCTCGAAATATACTTTCACATCGTGAGATTCGCCATCATTAGCTGTAACCTCATAGTTTACATAGTTTACAGGGCGAGAAAGTAAATCTAAATCGTCCATTAATAATGGTGAAGCAAATTCAAGAGCCAAATCTACCGGACCACAAGTAAAGTTATACTTAGTTTGTGTAGCAGTAATCTTAACACTGTTCTGAACAGCTGTTTCTCCAAAAACTGGCTTCTCATCACTTTCTTTAAATATACCGAAGTCTACATAGGCAAGACCTCCACGATCAAGACAATGAGCTGCGATTACATTCTTACCATCCTTATTCAAAAGGCTCTTATCCAGCTTCATAGAGAGGTTGCTCTTAGCTCTGTTGCCAGTGTTCACTATTTCCTTTCCATTCAGGTAAAGCTCAAAATCATCATCGTGAGAATAGACAAGATATAGCTCTGCACCTTCGCTTATTTCAGGCATAGTAAATTCTCTTCTCACCCAAATCTCTTTAGTTTCCCAAGGAGTAACTGTTTTAAAAGTGTTTGGTGTACCGAAAGCTCCTTTACCGCTAGTCCATGGACCGTCGTTAAAGTCAGCTTGTTCCCAGCCTTCAGCTGGTTTTTCAGTCACATATTTACCTTCCCACTCTTCATATTTTGCGGTGTTAATTACAGGCTGCAACGGAATTTCTTCCTTACCCATAAATCGGTACGTTTTGCCATCTACCTGTACAGCTCCAATTAGTGAATGATTACGACCAGTCCAGTGCTTCACGGGCGAATCATACAAATTGTCTGTAGTAGACCAGGCACTTGTATAAGGGTCAATGGTAATTAAAGGATAAGCCGGAGCTCTAAACTCCTGACCAAATTCTTCCTTTGCAGGTCCTGCCGTATGCTCTTCTTTTTGAGCACAAGACCCTAAGGATAATCCTGCAATAGCTATCGCTAATGCTTGATTCAAATACGGTTTGAACATAGGGTTATTTTTTGTACTAAATATTTCTGAATTAAAACTTTAACTCCTCACTTTAAGAGGATCTTACCAGCCCAATCTCACCTGAATTCCTTCAGGATTATTTTCAAAACTTAAAAACTGTGTTTTACTGCCCGAATCCCAAGATGATTCTACTGCCACATCATTACCCGCTGCATCGGTCACCTTAATGCTGGTAGGCTTACCTGGTAGAAGCACACGCATTACGTTGGTAGTGTTCAAAGGACTCTTAGCTGTAAATGCATAAGCATTTTCCTCGAACTTCTCTTCGTATACTCTGGCCGCAGTAGCCAGAACCTGAGGTTTATCCGGGTTCTTTACGCTGCCAATATTGAATAGCAACGATTGCTCACCAGGCAGTACTTTTTTCTGATCTAGAACGGGTATCTCAGGATCAAAAAGATCTATTAGCTTACCAGAAATAGTATACGGCGTTTGATCCTTATTCTCATCCAGCACAGATATAATCTCATAAGGACCTCTTGTTAAGGCAAAATTGTTTTTAAATTCTAATGCCTTGCCGGTTTCGTCCTTGTACAGTTTTTCAATGGTAGATACATATTGAGCATCATTATTTTCATTTAAAACGAACTCCTTAGGGTCATTGCGAATAATTTGAATCTTTCCTTTTCCATAGCTATATTCTCCTGCTGCGTATTGCGCTTCGAGACCTAACTTCTGGAATAAATGCTCTGATGGAGCTTTAAAGCTGTTTCCATCCTGATTCCACCAGTCTTGTACTCCCTGGAAAGCATCATCATCACGCCCACTGTACACTAATACTCCACCTTTTTTCACCCAATCAGCTATGTAATCATGGGCTGTTTTATCCAGAGGTTTCATATTAGAATATGACATCACCAAAATTTTAACATCCTTCCAGGTATTGGCAACAGGCGCATTTTCGATATGTACAGTTTTCACCGGTACACCGCGCTTCAATAAAGGCAGAGCCTGCCCATAAAAGTTAGATAACTGAGGGTCTTCATAGCCTTCGTGAGTTGGGAAGCGCTGAAACATTAAAGAGTTAGACATTAATATACCAATACCCTCAGATCCATTTACCTTATTATCAGATAAAGGCATATTATTCAGAGTGTTAATCATCACCTGCATTTGAGTAGAATAGAAGCGTGGAATATGCTTTTTCTCCTCACTATCAGCGCTGGTTCTGTATAAACCTTGATAAATACGGTTAGGCCAAGGCATTACTTCATAGTCTGCAATCATTGGGTACAGCAGCTGTGCTGTGAAAGTAGCCTGATAATTCTTTTTGTAATCCGCCCAATCACGTGGCCAATCTTCAATTGGGTCGGTAAGGAAGTATACTTTTCTGCCGGTAGGGGCTGTCATAGACTCCATAGAGCCATACTCCAAAAAGGCCGTTTCGAATACTCTTTCCTTTTTGTTTCCATTATAAAAATTCGGCTCTCTGGAAGTTCCGGTCCAAACCTGAGCGATATATCCATCTACGCAAGGCAATGAAGCCAGGCTAGCTTCAGGACTTACTATTTTCCACTGCGAATAGTTGACTAATGAATGGGTGGGAACGTAACACCTGATGTTCATTCCTTTACTTTTACCATATTCTTTGGCGTAAGTAAAACATTCATTTAATGCTCTATAATAGAGATGATATTTTAATTTACTAGAGAGGTAAGTGTTTTCTGCTGACTCATGCTGGGGTCTCCACTCGAAGCCATAGTATTTCTCCCACTCCTTTTTAAAGGCCGTACTATATCCAGATCTGGCCCAAAATTCAGGTTCTTCAAGGTAGATAGCGTCTATTCCTGCATCTATCACTCTTTTAATAACTTTCTCCTTCATGTACCTGATAAAATTCAGTGAAGGAACAATGTAAGGCACCATATGACCGTGCCATATGGTATCTCCTTTTTGAGTTACCTGGCCTTCATCTAAATGCCATTCTCCATCCCACTCGCCAGTGAAGTAGTCCTGATATTCTCCCCAGGCTATTCCAGTCATAAAATGAGTGGTGTATCCTTTGTCTCTCCAGGTCTGTACGCGCTCCTCGAAGCTCATACCTCCTTTTTCATGATGATCTTTTACACTGTAAACTATGGCTACATCAGCCCTCACATCTATTACCGGCTTCCATGGATTTGACGTTTGAAAGGCAGTTTTTTCTCTTGGCTGGTCATCTTGTTTATCACTCTTATCCTGCTGAGGTACTGAACAAGCCTGAAAAATAAATGCCGAAACCAAACTGAATAGTATTGTTCTTTTCATTGGTCTAGGTTATGGAGTAATGAAATGACATCCATTACTCAGAAATGATAAAATCGTAAGTTTTAAAAAATAAAAGAGGTTATACCAAAAGTAGCTGCAAGCCTCATTAAGCCCCTGAAAGATTCCATGATTTAACAGGGAATACATTTCAAGTATCTCAATATGACATTAGCCGGTGAAATCACCAATTTTGATATAACCTCCAATAATTTAATATTAAGGCACCATTACCTGGGCTGCCTCATTGTAGTTCCATCTTCTTACACCGCTACCTCTTGGCGTATCATAGTTGATACGAGCAGCAGCTCTAATAAATACTACTCTACCAGAAGGTATAGTACCTGTAGACTCAATCTCTACCTCTTCTCCAAGCATGGATTCAAATCCTGAACCAGAGAACTCCATGGCGCTAGACCAACGAGTATCTCTTGCTCTGTAACCTACAGATGAAGAGTAGCTCACAAATAGCTGAATATCAGTTACATTCAAGAAACTATCGCTGTAACCGCCCATAGGCTCAATTTTACTGCGAAATTCATCCTCAGAAACACCTCTGGTTACTCTAACTTTTGCTCTGATTTTACCATTAACCACTGTTGGTTCACCTACCCATTCGATGTTTAGAAAAGGCTCTACTTCAAATTTCATCTCGGTAGTACCATCTATCTCAGTAGTTTGGCTATTATCAGCCAAAGGAACACCACGGTCATCTTCTCTCACCAAAGGAATAAAAGGCCCATCAACCCTTACATTATACGTGCCTTTAAATACCTTGGTGTTCTGAAATTTTCCATCTGGCATGCAGTAGAAATCAGGATTATGCTGAACGTTATCACCCCAGCTTAGCTCCGTTAATCTAACACGAATACCCTCACTACCCTGATCAGTAAGTATAGGTGCTCCTGTTTCTGCATCTACCACCTCACCCTTAATTGTTTCCGACGGCGCTTCATAATTGTCCATTTCGAACATGTTACATGAAGAGAGTGAAAACAACGAGAACGATAAAATATAAAATGCTATTTTTTTCATGTTCTTTATATTCTTAATTAATGTCTTATCTGTTTGGTTGCTGATCGATCACTGAGCTCTTAGCCACCTCATTACCCGGTATAGCGAAATAGTAATCCACTACGTTATACTCAAAAGTTTTTAAGCTAACCCACTGGAAACGAGCATCGAAGAAGTATTTTCCGCTTTCGGTAGATAAGAATGGGTATAAACCTCTGAATCTATATCTAGAGTTACTACTGAAGTTATCAGCATCTCTGGTTTCACCCCAGAAACCA
This genomic interval carries:
- a CDS encoding alpha/beta hydrolase, with amino-acid sequence MRKLTYGVLCMILVMLSCEESHESYEPLPSFNQSSSSIENTDDEPISDANNSDKKTFLFVHGAWHPEGSWTKMVLGLEKLGHECHTVQLPALGTDKTPINQVTLAGHVAAVTNKMQEIGTGITLVGHSYGGVVISQAAENLSSYVDRVVYVSAFMLMDGEALLDFAIADVNSVVTQNIVVSGDSVFIPEDAYENAFYNYGQNSNNVNIDEDIYFTKSLLVPHPFITFATPVSLTSAYYNLDKVYISCTEDRAITLQAQVSMYSRFSDVDLYTIQGSDHSPFISRPKQMINILKGL
- a CDS encoding M57 family metalloprotease — translated: MMNKKTTLFSGVFFILMILMVAVSCNDETEVAPPDEPLQIGENVMNQFLNLGFDPSDMRSEMFYNPITKESKPVYVLENDIMVSPEELAEMQKGNDQSQPKTEQYRTTNLVTGNPRTITVLGYYATGSNASYLDATMRSALQMAVENYNNLNLGLTFTLSFGTNSAAADIVVYRVSGAGGGQAGFPSAGNPYKWAQIQSGTTSYGLDVVEHVITHEMGHCVGLRHTDYFNRSISCGAGGNEGPGTYGAIHIPGTPAQPSVDLNSIMLACFNSSVTGEFSSYDATALTTLYPGGTTPPPTDPTLTVTPTLVTFGSSSGSRTINVSSNVSWSVSDNQSWISLSASGGANNGTFVVTVSPYNMLCEPPRTGTVTINGGSAGSQSITVRQTARRPGPGEYCP
- a CDS encoding Kelch repeat-containing protein, which produces MRLFKRLILPYLIIFSAFSSYASTPGGLKFHGSEQPINQRTSYDVFGKEDVEFSDSFDIAFQTFLFSTSEFGYILRIKNSESNTIYNLFYDGQGDNLKFKFNEEGNDHLIAVELERSELPSTQWFMMKISFDLKKNTITLSINDKDYTASDLDLPDTYHPIILFGKSDYIIDVPSFAMKTLSVSNADEAYQFPLKENEGSDVHDIDGDVVGYVSNPEWLMNDAYHWRNKTSFRSQSVAGANYNPRTQEVYYFNRDSLHVYNVWTGISRTEVFKNSCPINLLLGTNFIDPDANKLYAYEVYYENQDSLPTMASLDLSTYEWSEGIHQQLPTQLHHHGQFFDTKKDEFIIFGGFGNMHYSKDFFTYQLNDSIWRKSESFSGDRISPRYFSSVGYLESNNSLYVFGGMGNESGEQTVGRKYYYDLHKVDLDKKQVTKLWEIPWTEDNVIPVRGMVIPNDSSFYTLCYPEHFTESFLKLYKFSLKDGSYEILGDSIPIYSDKITTNANLYYDNNLKNFYALVQEFDNNDISSELEVYSLASPPITMEQLKNYSKQPKSYTSWLIFISFVLMIAIAYLILRWLASNSSKNEAAQAALTNQPEIPLQPNSIYLFGGFTARNKNNKDITYLFSAQLKQIFCLILQYSTTENGITSQRLSNILWPDKPADKVKNSRGVTIKNLRKTLTELNGIELIYDKGYFKIVYTDEFYCDYTRCLELIADGEVETHREEFIGIVTRGKFLQLSNDPIFDSLKHKTEKKLEPVLLLEIEKAFETEDYSQTIALTNALFNIDPLNEDALNYHVKALQRLKMNDEAKIRYQAFVIEYKKIMGTDYPHPYKV
- a CDS encoding glutaminase domain-containing protein, which codes for MFKPYLNQALAIAIAGLSLGSCAQKEEHTAGPAKEEFGQEFRAPAYPLITIDPYTSAWSTTDNLYDSPVKHWTGRNHSLIGAVQVDGKTYRFMGKEEIPLQPVINTAKYEEWEGKYVTEKPAEGWEQADFNDGPWTSGKGAFGTPNTFKTVTPWETKEIWVRREFTMPEISEGAELYLVYSHDDDFELYLNGKEIVNTGNRAKSNLSMKLDKSLLNKDGKNVIAAHCLDRGGLAYVDFGIFKESDEKPVFGETAVQNSVKITATQTKYNFTCGPVDLALEFASPLLMDDLDLLSRPVNYVNYEVTANDGESHDVKVYFEATPEWAVNELNQEVEVSTGKTGSVNFAKAGTTQQAILKTKGDNVGIDWGHFYLASEAADDKVISIGDFTGTKSAFLENGETKSESASMNAVLTKKMPVMTFVQSMADVSDKAASGYIMIGYNDIESIQYFGDNLKAWWTKNGEVSFDKALTSAAADHDDVMSRCDAFDKEVYEEAVNAGGEHYARLCQLAYRQSIAAHKLVKDTKGTTLFLSKENFSNGSIGTVDVTYPSAPLFLKYNPELLKGMLNPIFYYSESGKWTKPFAAHDVGTYPQANGQTYGGDMPVEESGNMLILTTAIASTEGNADYAEQHWETLTTWANYLLKEGLDPENQLCTDDFAGHFAHNVNLSVKAIMGIAGYGKLAKMLGKDDVAEKYTAEAKRMAQEWIRMADDGDHFRLTFDKGETWSQKYNLVWDKLLDLGIFPEDVAKKEIAYYLTKQNKYGLPLDNRRTYTKSDWIVWTATLAEDKATFEKFIDPVYAYVTDTPDRVPMSDWYETPDAKQVGFQARSVVGGYYIKMLEK
- a CDS encoding DUF3823 domain-containing protein — its product is MDNYEAPSETIKGEVVDAETGAPILTDQGSEGIRVRLTELSWGDNVQHNPDFYCMPDGKFQNTKVFKGTYNVRVDGPFIPLVREDDRGVPLADNSQTTEIDGTTEMKFEVEPFLNIEWVGEPTVVNGKIRAKVRVTRGVSEDEFRSKIEPMGGYSDSFLNVTDIQLFVSYSSSVGYRARDTRWSSAMEFSGSGFESMLGEEVEIESTGTIPSGRVVFIRAAARINYDTPRGSGVRRWNYNEAAQVMVP